The following proteins come from a genomic window of Hymenobacter canadensis:
- the infB gene encoding translation initiation factor IF-2 encodes MAEAATKRLSQAAKDLNVGMSTIVETLTKKGFPVENKPTTKLTPEQVALLDKEFASSAQDKMEAAKLSQAKRQSELEAAAHARPAEPAAPKAPAPKPVEAPAPAPVAAAPVFAPVVAAAAAAPAPQPTEEAPKVPGLKVLGKLELDAKGRPMAPRPAAPAAPVAAATPAAPVAAPAPTPAPKPVEAPVAETKPTPAPPVAAPAPAPVPAPAPKPVEAPAPAPVAATPAPAPAPVAPVAPEPVKAPVAETPAPAPAPKPVEAPAPVVPAATPVADASAPATAAPAEPAAGTEEAAGTIVAKADQLKGLTVLGKIELPLDSSRRGGRGARPVASSDVRKSGLAADKKKRQRLPGPGGATQPGSANQGTQQGGGYQGNRPVGPPPQRPGGPGQRPGGPGQRPGGPGQRTQPTVPLTPEQNEKQIQEQIKATLAKLSGGRGGNNNNRAKYRRDKRAGVAEDREAQRAQNELDAKTLKVTEFISANDLASLMDVSVNEIIKICLNMGMFVSINQRLDAEAITVIADEFGYDVEFLSAEEEDTVVVVEDNEADLQPRAPIVTIMGHVDHGKTSLLDYIRSASVAKGEAGGITQHIGAYDVMTKSGKRVTFLDTPGHEAFTAMRARGAKVTDIAIIVVAADDSVMPQTKEAINHAQAAGVPIVIALNKIDKPGANPDKVREELSVINVLVEEWGGKYQSQEVSAKTGLGIDDLLEKVLLEAEILELKANPDRNAIGTVIEASLDKGRGYVTTILVQTGTMKVGDIVLAGPHFGRVKAMTDHRGKKMKNAGPATPVQVLGLTGAPQAGDKIQVMETEREARELATQRQQLAREQSMRTKKHITLDEIGRRLAIGSFKELNVIVKGDVDGSVEALADSLLKLSTPEVAVNILSKSVGAISESDVLLASASDAIIIGFQVRPSQSARKLAEQEQIDIRLYSIIYNAINEVKDAMEGMLAPTVKDVVVANAEIRQVFNITKVGTIGGCMVTDGTFTRKTKVRLVRNGIVVYSGEIKDLKRYKDDVSEVRQGYECGISLKNFDELQEGDNIEGFEEQEVKRTL; translated from the coding sequence ATGGCGGAAGCAGCAACCAAACGGCTTAGTCAGGCAGCCAAAGACCTGAACGTTGGCATGTCCACGATAGTGGAAACACTAACGAAAAAGGGATTTCCGGTAGAAAACAAGCCCACAACCAAGCTCACTCCAGAGCAGGTAGCGTTGCTGGACAAGGAATTCGCGTCTTCAGCCCAAGACAAGATGGAGGCCGCCAAGCTCAGCCAGGCCAAGCGCCAAAGCGAGCTGGAAGCAGCTGCCCACGCCCGTCCGGCTGAGCCTGCCGCCCCGAAAGCCCCGGCCCCCAAACCTGTAGAAGCTCCTGCCCCGGCTCCGGTGGCAGCGGCTCCTGTTTTTGCGCCCGTAGTGGCCGCAGCGGCTGCAGCACCTGCCCCACAGCCCACCGAGGAGGCGCCCAAGGTGCCCGGCCTCAAAGTGCTGGGCAAGCTGGAGCTGGATGCCAAAGGCCGGCCAATGGCCCCCCGCCCTGCCGCTCCCGCCGCTCCGGTGGCCGCCGCCACACCAGCGGCTCCGGTAGCAGCTCCGGCTCCTACCCCCGCTCCCAAGCCTGTTGAAGCACCGGTTGCCGAAACCAAGCCTACACCAGCTCCTCCGGTAGCGGCCCCTGCTCCGGCTCCGGTTCCGGCCCCCGCTCCTAAGCCAGTAGAGGCGCCTGCTCCCGCTCCGGTAGCAGCCACGCCAGCCCCGGCCCCCGCGCCGGTTGCTCCTGTTGCTCCTGAGCCAGTGAAAGCGCCGGTTGCCGAAACTCCGGCGCCTGCTCCGGCACCTAAGCCAGTTGAGGCTCCTGCCCCGGTTGTGCCTGCGGCTACGCCCGTTGCTGATGCTTCGGCCCCGGCAACCGCCGCTCCTGCAGAGCCTGCTGCCGGCACGGAAGAAGCTGCCGGTACCATCGTAGCCAAAGCCGACCAGCTGAAAGGCCTGACGGTACTGGGCAAGATTGAACTGCCGCTCGATTCGTCGCGGCGTGGTGGGCGCGGTGCCCGCCCCGTGGCGTCGTCGGATGTGCGCAAGAGCGGCCTAGCCGCCGACAAGAAGAAGCGCCAGCGGCTGCCTGGCCCAGGCGGTGCTACCCAGCCCGGCTCAGCTAACCAAGGTACTCAGCAAGGTGGTGGCTATCAGGGCAACCGCCCCGTTGGCCCCCCGCCCCAGCGCCCTGGTGGCCCCGGTCAACGCCCCGGCGGTCCGGGTCAGCGCCCGGGCGGCCCCGGCCAGCGCACGCAGCCAACCGTTCCGCTCACGCCTGAGCAAAACGAAAAGCAGATCCAGGAGCAGATCAAGGCCACGCTGGCTAAGCTCAGCGGCGGCCGTGGTGGCAACAACAACAACCGCGCTAAGTACCGCCGCGACAAGCGTGCTGGGGTAGCCGAGGACCGCGAAGCCCAGCGCGCTCAGAACGAGCTGGATGCCAAGACGCTCAAAGTAACCGAGTTCATCTCTGCCAACGACCTGGCGTCGCTGATGGATGTCTCGGTGAACGAGATTATCAAGATCTGCCTGAACATGGGCATGTTCGTGTCCATCAACCAGCGCCTCGACGCCGAAGCCATTACCGTTATTGCCGATGAGTTCGGCTACGACGTGGAGTTCCTGTCGGCGGAAGAGGAAGACACGGTGGTTGTTGTGGAGGACAACGAGGCTGATTTGCAGCCGCGCGCTCCTATCGTGACCATCATGGGTCACGTCGACCACGGCAAAACGTCGCTGCTTGACTATATCCGGAGTGCCAGTGTAGCCAAAGGTGAAGCCGGTGGTATCACGCAGCACATTGGTGCCTACGATGTAATGACCAAGTCGGGCAAGCGCGTAACCTTCCTGGATACGCCGGGTCACGAAGCCTTTACGGCCATGCGTGCTCGGGGTGCCAAGGTCACCGACATTGCCATCATTGTGGTAGCAGCCGACGACTCGGTGATGCCGCAGACGAAGGAAGCCATCAACCACGCACAGGCGGCTGGTGTACCTATTGTAATTGCTCTCAACAAGATCGACAAGCCTGGTGCCAACCCCGACAAAGTCCGCGAGGAGCTGTCGGTAATCAACGTGCTGGTAGAAGAGTGGGGCGGCAAGTACCAGAGCCAAGAGGTTTCGGCCAAAACGGGTCTGGGCATCGACGACCTGCTGGAGAAGGTGCTGCTGGAAGCCGAGATTCTGGAGTTGAAAGCCAACCCTGACCGCAATGCCATAGGTACGGTTATTGAAGCCTCCCTCGACAAGGGCCGGGGCTACGTAACCACCATTCTGGTGCAAACCGGCACCATGAAAGTGGGCGACATCGTGCTGGCTGGTCCGCACTTCGGCCGCGTGAAGGCCATGACGGACCACCGCGGTAAGAAGATGAAAAACGCCGGCCCGGCTACCCCGGTGCAGGTACTTGGTCTGACCGGAGCCCCACAGGCTGGCGACAAGATCCAGGTGATGGAAACCGAGCGCGAAGCCCGCGAGCTGGCCACCCAGCGTCAGCAGCTGGCCCGCGAGCAGAGCATGCGCACCAAAAAGCACATCACCCTCGACGAGATTGGTCGCCGTCTGGCTATCGGTTCGTTCAAGGAGCTGAATGTGATTGTGAAAGGCGACGTGGATGGCTCGGTGGAAGCTCTGGCCGACTCGCTGCTGAAGCTGAGCACGCCGGAAGTGGCCGTGAACATCCTCAGCAAGAGCGTGGGTGCCATTTCGGAATCCGACGTGTTGCTGGCTTCGGCCTCCGACGCCATCATCATCGGTTTCCAGGTGCGGCCGTCGCAAAGCGCCCGCAAGCTGGCCGAGCAGGAGCAGATCGATATCCGCCTCTACTCTATCATTTACAACGCCATCAACGAGGTGAAGGATGCCATGGAAGGCATGCTGGCCCCAACGGTGAAAGATGTAGTGGTAGCCAACGCCGAGATTCGTCAGGTGTTCAACATCACTAAAGTGGGCACCATTGGTGGCTGCATGGTGACGGACGGCACTTTCACCCGCAAAACCAAGGTGCGGCTCGTGCGCAACGGCATTGTGGTGTACTCGGGCGAAATCAAGGACCTCAAGCGCTACAAAGACGACGTGTCGGAAGTACGCCAAGGCTACGAGTGCGGTATTTCCCTGAAAAACTTCGATGAACTCCAAGAGGGTGATAACATCGAAGGCTTCGAAGAACAGGAAGTTAAGCGGACGCTGTAA
- the nusA gene encoding transcription termination factor NusA has translation MNSNVLIESFAEFARSKNIDRPTMMSILEDVFRTMIRKKYTDDANFDVILNVDKGDLEIYRNREIVDDDSEDIWDHDKIPLAEAQKIEPDFEVGEQVTEEVKLEDFGRRAVLMARQTLIQRVKDLERDHLYQTYKDQVGEIIAGEVYQVWSREALILDKDENELVLPKGEQIPKDRYRKGDSVRAVVHKVEIINGTPKIILSRAAPAFLERLFEQEVPEIFDGLITIKNIVREPGERAKVAVESYDDRIDPVGACVGMKGSRIHAVVRELENENIDVINYTDNLELYIARALSPAKLTSMKINEQTGRVSVFLKPDQVSLAIGRGGANIKLASRLVGMEIDVFRDAGDYEEDIALDEFSDELEAWIIDELKKIGLDTGRAVLAVSKEDIVRRTELEEETVEDVFRVIRNEFEGEEESTDEAETSTASDTAQ, from the coding sequence ATGAACAGCAACGTCCTGATTGAATCGTTTGCCGAATTCGCCCGGAGCAAAAACATCGACCGTCCCACGATGATGAGCATCCTCGAAGACGTGTTCCGGACCATGATTCGCAAAAAGTACACCGATGACGCCAACTTCGACGTCATCCTCAACGTGGACAAGGGCGACCTGGAAATCTACCGCAACCGTGAGATTGTAGACGATGACTCGGAGGATATCTGGGACCACGACAAAATTCCGCTGGCCGAAGCGCAGAAAATCGAGCCCGACTTCGAGGTAGGCGAGCAGGTAACGGAAGAGGTGAAGCTGGAGGATTTCGGTCGCCGCGCCGTGCTCATGGCCCGCCAGACGCTGATTCAGCGCGTGAAGGACCTGGAGCGCGACCACCTCTACCAGACTTACAAAGACCAGGTCGGCGAAATCATCGCCGGCGAAGTCTATCAGGTATGGAGCCGCGAGGCCCTCATTCTCGACAAAGACGAAAACGAGCTGGTGCTGCCCAAAGGCGAGCAGATTCCGAAGGACCGTTACCGCAAGGGCGACTCCGTACGGGCTGTAGTGCACAAGGTGGAAATCATCAATGGCACGCCCAAAATCATTCTGTCGCGCGCGGCCCCGGCTTTCCTGGAGCGGTTGTTCGAGCAGGAAGTGCCCGAGATTTTTGATGGCCTCATCACCATCAAGAACATTGTGCGCGAGCCCGGCGAGCGGGCCAAAGTAGCCGTAGAAAGCTACGATGACCGCATCGACCCGGTAGGTGCCTGCGTGGGCATGAAAGGCTCCCGGATTCACGCCGTAGTGCGTGAGCTGGAAAACGAGAACATCGACGTCATCAACTACACCGACAACCTGGAGCTCTACATTGCGCGGGCTCTGTCGCCGGCAAAGCTCACGTCGATGAAGATAAACGAACAAACCGGCCGGGTTTCGGTGTTCCTGAAACCAGACCAGGTTTCCCTGGCCATCGGCCGGGGCGGCGCCAACATCAAACTGGCCTCGCGGCTGGTGGGCATGGAAATCGACGTATTCCGGGATGCCGGTGACTACGAAGAGGACATTGCCCTCGACGAATTCTCGGACGAGCTGGAAGCCTGGATCATTGACGAGCTCAAGAAGATTGGCCTCGACACCGGGCGCGCCGTATTGGCCGTAAGTAAAGAAGACATCGTGCGCCGCACGGAGCTGGAAGAAGAAACTGTAGAAGACGTTTTCCGCGTCATCCGCAACGAATTTGAAGGCGAAGAAGAAAGCACCGACGAAGCAGAAACCTCCACTGCCAGCGACACCGCGCAATGA
- the rimP gene encoding ribosome maturation factor RimP encodes MNFDQHRIDEMLQDSLTGFDLFVVDLSVSDAIRPKITVTLDSEQGLGINECATVSRRLAHRIDEAYGEDATYSLEVTSPGADQPLTDPRQYTRHVGRTFSLKLADGTEKTGTLEAIEAEGLQVAEVIKEKSKTKTLPAMLVPFASITEARIVISFK; translated from the coding sequence ATGAATTTCGATCAACACCGCATCGACGAGATGCTCCAGGATAGCCTTACTGGTTTCGACCTGTTTGTGGTAGACTTGAGCGTATCAGACGCCATCCGGCCCAAAATCACCGTCACCCTCGATAGTGAGCAGGGCCTGGGCATCAATGAGTGCGCCACGGTGAGCCGCCGGCTTGCCCACCGCATCGATGAAGCCTACGGCGAAGATGCTACCTACTCGCTGGAAGTCACCTCCCCCGGTGCCGACCAGCCCCTCACCGACCCGCGCCAGTACACCCGGCACGTGGGCCGCACCTTCAGCCTGAAGCTGGCCGACGGCACCGAGAAAACCGGTACCCTGGAAGCCATCGAAGCCGAGGGGCTGCAGGTGGCTGAGGTGATTAAGGAGAAAAGCAAAACCAAAACGCTGCCCGCCATGCTGGTACCGTTTGCCAGCATCACGGAAGCGCGGATCGTCATTTCGTTTAAATAA
- a CDS encoding oligosaccharide flippase family protein, whose translation MSVAKKLASQTAVYGISSIVGRVLTYLLVPVYTARFAAADYGIVTGLYAYVSFLNVVFTYGLETTFFRFANRAGADRQELYDRVLSLLLVSSVVLAGLLAWQADTLLQLLGLPAGHERYVLWLALVLSLDAVAAIPFAQLRLRNQARRFASIRMASIMLNVALNMFFIVACPDILAGKYLTVLQPLVVRLYDPTIGVGYVFLANLAASAFTLLLLAPELLQLRFRLALAPLRPLLTYAYPIMLMGMAGMVNETLDRIMLPSWLPPNFYPGKSSLTAVGIYGACYKLSIFMQLVIQAFRYAAEPFFFSQSSDKNSPATFAMVLKWFTLCCAVIFVGVSLNLEILAEQFLKRAEYREGIAVVPVLLLANLFLGVYWNLSVWFKLTDKTYIGTYIGAAGAVLTIVLNFLLIPVLGYMGSAIATLACYFMMAAVCWWLGERHFPVPYPVARLLGWLALASGVVALGWFVPVSGYWLRQGWHLALCAGFVGLIILIEKPQRVLGK comes from the coding sequence ATGAGTGTAGCGAAGAAACTGGCTTCTCAAACGGCCGTGTATGGTATCAGCAGCATTGTGGGCCGGGTGCTCACCTATTTGCTGGTGCCGGTGTACACGGCGCGGTTTGCGGCGGCCGACTACGGCATCGTGACGGGCCTGTATGCCTACGTTTCGTTTCTGAACGTGGTGTTTACCTACGGGCTGGAAACCACGTTTTTCCGGTTTGCCAACCGCGCCGGCGCCGACCGGCAGGAGCTCTACGACCGGGTGCTGAGCCTGCTGCTGGTGAGCAGCGTGGTGCTGGCGGGGCTGCTGGCCTGGCAGGCAGATACGCTGCTGCAGCTGCTGGGGCTGCCGGCCGGCCACGAGCGGTATGTGCTGTGGTTGGCCCTCGTGTTGAGCCTTGATGCCGTGGCCGCCATTCCGTTTGCGCAGCTGCGCCTGCGTAACCAAGCACGCCGGTTTGCCAGCATCCGTATGGCCAGCATCATGCTGAACGTGGCCCTGAACATGTTCTTCATCGTGGCCTGCCCCGATATCCTCGCCGGCAAGTACCTGACGGTGCTACAGCCGCTGGTGGTCCGCCTCTACGACCCGACCATTGGCGTAGGCTACGTGTTTCTGGCCAATCTGGCGGCCAGTGCTTTTACGCTGCTGCTGCTGGCGCCGGAGCTGCTGCAGCTGCGGTTCCGGCTGGCGCTGGCGCCGCTGCGGCCGCTGCTCACCTACGCCTACCCAATCATGCTGATGGGCATGGCGGGCATGGTCAATGAAACGCTGGACCGCATCATGCTGCCTTCGTGGCTGCCGCCGAACTTCTACCCGGGCAAGAGCAGCCTGACGGCGGTGGGCATCTACGGGGCCTGCTACAAGCTGAGCATCTTTATGCAGCTCGTGATTCAGGCCTTCCGCTACGCCGCCGAGCCGTTCTTCTTCTCGCAAAGCTCCGACAAGAACTCGCCGGCCACGTTTGCGATGGTACTGAAGTGGTTTACGCTGTGCTGCGCCGTCATTTTTGTGGGCGTGAGCCTCAACCTGGAGATTTTAGCCGAGCAGTTCCTGAAGCGCGCCGAATACCGCGAGGGTATTGCCGTGGTGCCGGTGCTGCTGCTGGCTAATCTGTTCCTGGGCGTCTACTGGAACCTGTCGGTGTGGTTTAAGCTCACCGACAAAACCTACATCGGCACCTATATCGGGGCGGCCGGCGCGGTACTCACCATTGTCCTTAACTTCCTGCTAATTCCGGTGCTGGGCTACATGGGCTCGGCCATTGCCACGCTGGCCTGTTACTTTATGATGGCGGCCGTGTGCTGGTGGCTGGGCGAGCGGCACTTCCCGGTGCCCTACCCGGTGGCCCGATTGCTGGGCTGGCTGGCGCTGGCCTCGGGCGTGGTGGCGCTGGGCTGGTTTGTGCCCGTAAGCGGCTACTGGCTGCGCCAGGGCTGGCACTTAGCTCTGTGCGCCGGCTTCGTGGGCCTGATCATACTCATCGAGAAACCCCAGCGAGTGCTGGGGAAATGA
- the dut gene encoding dUTP diphosphatase has product MQLPVINRSRHPLPEYQTAHAAGLDVRANLDEPVVLKPLQRALIPTGLFMEIPVGYEMQVRPRSGLAYKHGIGIVNSPGTIDADYRGELKVLLVNLSDTDFVVQDGERIAQLVVARHEVIEWQPAETLSETARGAGGYGSTGVQ; this is encoded by the coding sequence ATGCAACTACCCGTCATCAACCGTTCCAGACACCCGCTGCCCGAGTACCAGACGGCCCACGCCGCCGGCCTCGACGTGCGGGCCAATCTGGACGAGCCCGTGGTGCTGAAGCCCTTGCAGCGCGCCCTCATTCCTACGGGCCTGTTCATGGAAATTCCGGTGGGCTACGAAATGCAGGTGCGCCCCCGCAGCGGCTTAGCCTACAAGCACGGCATCGGCATCGTGAACAGCCCCGGCACCATTGATGCCGACTACCGCGGCGAGCTGAAAGTGCTGCTGGTAAACCTCTCCGATACCGACTTTGTGGTGCAGGATGGCGAGCGTATCGCGCAGCTGGTGGTGGCCCGCCACGAGGTGATTGAGTGGCAGCCCGCCGAAACGCTGAGCGAAACGGCGCGCGGTGCCGGCGGCTACGGCAGCACCGGCGTACAATAA
- the mscL gene encoding large conductance mechanosensitive channel protein MscL yields the protein MGFVSEFKEFISKGNVLDLAVGVIIGGAFGKIVASLTDDILMPILSILTGGMDFKDWFLALDGATYKTLEEAKKAGAATINYGMFLNAVITFLLMAFAIFWIVKLANRFKKPQEVIVADPGPTKDQLLLMEIRDALRTRS from the coding sequence ATGGGCTTCGTCTCAGAATTCAAAGAATTTATTTCCAAGGGCAACGTGCTCGATCTGGCGGTCGGTGTGATTATCGGCGGGGCGTTCGGCAAAATTGTGGCTTCGCTGACGGATGATATCCTGATGCCGATTCTGAGCATCCTGACCGGCGGCATGGACTTCAAGGACTGGTTTCTGGCCTTGGATGGTGCCACGTACAAAACGTTGGAAGAGGCCAAAAAAGCCGGTGCTGCTACCATCAACTACGGTATGTTTCTGAATGCCGTTATCACCTTCCTGCTGATGGCCTTCGCCATTTTCTGGATTGTGAAGCTGGCCAACCGCTTCAAAAAGCCGCAGGAAGTAATCGTGGCCGACCCCGGTCCCACGAAAGACCAACTGCTGCTGATGGAAATCCGCGACGCCCTGCGTACCCGCAGCTAA
- a CDS encoding enoyl-CoA hydratase/isomerase family protein, which yields MATFENLLVELDAETGIQTITLNRPTKLNALNAATITEIGQAVQQALNNTAVRGIILTGSGDKAFVAGADIAELAAIPSEALARRASEQGQEVFCLIEESSKPVIAAVNGFALGGGCELAMACHMRIASETARFGQPEVNLGLIPGYGGTQRLAQLIGKGKALELLLTADMIKADEALRLGLVNHVVPQAELLPFTRTLLTRILTKAPLALSLCIDSVNALYSDTRHGYQVEANAFGQCFASNDFKEGTQAFLEKRPAAFKGN from the coding sequence ATGGCTACTTTCGAAAATCTGCTGGTTGAACTCGATGCTGAAACCGGCATCCAGACCATCACGCTCAACCGCCCCACCAAGCTCAACGCCCTCAACGCCGCCACGATTACGGAAATCGGGCAGGCCGTGCAGCAAGCCCTCAACAACACGGCCGTGCGGGGCATCATCCTGACGGGCAGCGGCGACAAGGCTTTTGTAGCCGGGGCCGACATTGCCGAGCTGGCCGCCATCCCGAGCGAGGCGCTGGCGCGCCGGGCCTCCGAGCAGGGCCAGGAAGTGTTCTGCCTGATTGAGGAAAGCTCCAAGCCGGTTATTGCGGCCGTGAATGGGTTTGCGCTGGGCGGCGGCTGCGAGCTGGCCATGGCTTGCCACATGCGCATTGCCTCCGAAACCGCGCGCTTCGGGCAGCCGGAAGTGAACTTGGGGTTGATTCCGGGATACGGCGGGACCCAGCGCCTAGCCCAGCTGATTGGCAAAGGCAAGGCCCTGGAGCTGCTGCTGACCGCCGACATGATCAAGGCAGATGAAGCGCTACGCCTGGGCCTCGTGAACCACGTAGTGCCCCAGGCCGAGCTGCTGCCGTTTACGCGGACCCTGCTGACCCGCATCCTGACGAAAGCCCCACTGGCCTTGAGTTTGTGCATCGACAGCGTGAATGCGCTGTACTCGGATACACGCCACGGCTACCAGGTAGAGGCCAACGCCTTCGGGCAGTGTTTTGCGTCCAACGACTTCAAGGAGGGCACCCAGGCATTCCTGGAAAAACGGCCAGCCGCGTTCAAGGGCAATTAA